In Oceanibaculum nanhaiense, the following proteins share a genomic window:
- a CDS encoding sensor histidine kinase, producing MVIASLDSRSSHRALRRAAVREAGIGCLAGLLLVLLLEWSFSDVALQNQKANAREAVNELRADIQQVLSRDVQLMRGVVGYVRAAPDLTQEEFELLAEDILEGAADHVRNMALARNLKISHMYPIAGNEAAVGLDYRLVAPQWPAVERAIRERQTIIAGPVNLAQGGVGLIARFPVFLREGKEENGDLWGIASTVIDFESLLERVDYAGYAESYRLALVGQDGDASNDTIIWGDSDIRLYDPVALAIVIPEGSWLILAAPRDGWPVLTPYFPYFLAVGLLTVLAAILSALVRYRLAVERGRAERELLEAMRRAEMANAAKSDFLANMSHELRTPLNAVIGFSALLESAPPGSKLWDKAPEYVGDIRRSGEFLLSLINDILDLTRIERGHPDLTIERFDAVPLVRRCLLQFDAQYAAAGMILADRIGTDPVWVRADRRALQQIVSNLLSNALKYAGRGATVSVAIAPPKAREVTVTVSDTGPGIPSDAVDRIMEPFVQLAPPTARAAGGVGLGLSICKSLSAAMNGRFAIVSAPGTGMTASLTLPAG from the coding sequence ATGGTGATCGCCAGTCTGGATAGCCGGAGCAGCCATCGCGCGCTGCGCCGGGCGGCGGTCCGCGAGGCCGGAATCGGCTGCCTTGCCGGCCTGCTGCTGGTGCTGCTTCTGGAATGGTCTTTCTCGGACGTCGCGTTACAGAACCAGAAGGCGAATGCGCGCGAAGCGGTGAACGAACTACGCGCCGACATCCAGCAGGTTCTGAGCCGCGACGTCCAGCTGATGCGCGGCGTCGTCGGCTATGTCCGCGCCGCGCCGGACCTGACGCAGGAAGAGTTCGAACTGCTGGCCGAGGATATCCTGGAAGGCGCCGCCGACCATGTGCGCAACATGGCGCTCGCCCGGAATCTCAAGATCAGCCACATGTACCCCATTGCCGGGAACGAGGCGGCCGTCGGGCTCGATTACCGCCTCGTCGCGCCGCAATGGCCGGCGGTCGAGAGGGCGATCCGGGAGCGGCAGACCATCATTGCCGGCCCTGTCAATCTGGCGCAGGGCGGGGTCGGTCTGATCGCGCGCTTCCCGGTCTTCCTGCGCGAGGGTAAGGAGGAGAATGGCGATCTGTGGGGCATCGCCTCGACGGTGATCGATTTCGAAAGCCTGCTGGAGCGGGTCGATTATGCCGGTTATGCGGAATCCTACCGGCTGGCGCTTGTCGGCCAGGATGGCGATGCGTCGAATGACACGATCATCTGGGGCGACAGCGATATCCGGCTCTACGATCCGGTCGCGCTGGCAATCGTCATCCCCGAGGGCAGCTGGCTGATTCTGGCGGCACCGCGCGACGGATGGCCGGTCCTGACTCCTTATTTTCCTTATTTCCTGGCGGTTGGGCTGCTGACTGTCCTTGCGGCCATACTGTCCGCCCTGGTGCGCTATCGGCTGGCCGTGGAGCGCGGCCGTGCCGAACGCGAACTGCTGGAGGCGATGCGGCGGGCCGAAATGGCCAATGCGGCGAAATCCGACTTCCTGGCCAATATGAGCCACGAGCTGCGTACGCCGCTGAACGCGGTAATCGGCTTCAGCGCGCTGCTGGAATCCGCGCCGCCGGGCAGCAAATTATGGGACAAGGCGCCGGAATATGTTGGCGATATCCGCCGAAGCGGCGAGTTCCTGCTGTCGCTGATCAACGATATTCTGGACCTGACACGGATTGAGCGGGGCCACCCGGATCTGACCATCGAGCGGTTCGACGCCGTGCCGCTGGTCCGCCGCTGCCTCCTGCAGTTCGATGCGCAGTATGCGGCGGCGGGTATGATCCTCGCGGACAGGATCGGCACGGACCCGGTATGGGTCAGGGCGGACCGGCGCGCGCTGCAGCAGATAGTGTCCAACCTTCTGTCCAATGCGCTGAAATATGCTGGCCGGGGTGCCACGGTTTCCGTCGCCATTGCGCCGCCGAAAGCCAGGGAAGTCACTGTCACGGTCAGCGATACCGGCCCCGGCATCCCGTCGGACGCGGTCGACCGCATCATGGAGCCGTTTGTGCAGCTTGCCCCGCCCACCGCGCGCGCCGCCGGCGGTGTCGGGCTGGGGCTGTCGATCTGCAAATCGCTGTCCGCCGCGATGAATGGCCGGTTCGCCATCGTCAGCGCGCCCGGTACGGGCATGACGGCCAGCCTCACGCTGCCGGCGGGATAA
- a CDS encoding TauD/TfdA dioxygenase family protein — protein MAQLDIRKIAGACGAEILGIDLSVALDAETVAALRQAFLDHQVIFFRDQDLSSARFLETAKLFGQPVEYPFVKGLDGFPEIIQVAKLEHETSNFGGIWHSDTVYLERPPMGTMLIAREVPPYGGDTLFANQYMAYEVLSDGMKALLDGLVAINSSAKADVTKTREDRIKDSGSKEAGKTYLSEHPAVRTHPETGRKALYVNTAHTVAFKGMTEEESAPILGYLFRHQVKPEFTCRFSWRPGSIAFWDNRCVQHNPVNDYHGFRRIMNRITLAGDTPA, from the coding sequence GTGGCTCAACTCGACATTCGCAAGATCGCCGGCGCCTGCGGTGCGGAAATCCTCGGCATCGACCTGTCCGTCGCCCTCGACGCCGAAACCGTGGCGGCGCTGCGCCAGGCCTTCCTCGACCATCAGGTGATCTTCTTCCGCGACCAGGACCTCTCCTCGGCGCGATTCCTGGAAACGGCGAAGCTGTTCGGCCAGCCGGTTGAATATCCCTTCGTGAAGGGGCTGGACGGGTTCCCGGAGATCATCCAGGTCGCCAAGCTGGAGCATGAGACCAGCAATTTCGGCGGCATCTGGCATTCCGACACGGTCTATCTGGAGCGCCCGCCGATGGGCACCATGCTGATCGCGCGCGAGGTCCCGCCCTATGGTGGTGACACGCTGTTCGCCAACCAGTACATGGCCTATGAGGTGCTGTCGGACGGCATGAAGGCGCTGCTGGACGGGCTGGTGGCGATCAACAGCTCGGCCAAGGCGGATGTCACCAAGACCCGCGAGGACCGCATCAAGGACAGCGGCTCCAAGGAGGCCGGCAAGACCTACCTGTCGGAACACCCGGCGGTGCGCACCCATCCGGAGACCGGGCGCAAGGCGCTCTATGTGAACACCGCCCATACCGTCGCCTTCAAGGGCATGACGGAGGAGGAGAGCGCGCCGATCCTGGGCTATCTGTTCCGGCATCAGGTGAAGCCGGAATTCACCTGCCGGTTCTCCTGGCGGCCGGGCTCCATCGCCTTCTGGGACAATCGCTGCGTGCAGCACAATCCGGTGAACGATTATCACGGCTTCCGCCGCATCATGAACCGCATCACCCTGGCCGGCGATACGCCGGCATAG
- a CDS encoding fimbrial biogenesis chaperone, translating into MRGLSFLLFVLLAPVLLGAAPASADLLITPKRLVLDAQSRDGSFRLVNTSDRAQSYELIWQQLRMNEMGGLDDQGENAAGAASRLLTLAPTRVTLQPGERQTVRLIPRLPEGLPEGEYMSHLLFRPVTPPPPGSATGQGAAMQLAVRVGFSIPVILRHGDLAARAAIRPIGIDAGGVTVEMQREGTASLFGNMSVFWGQPGKDGVQVGRLDSVAIYANLTRRTVTVPFDPASGVTVGAGLLMVRYIDPASNAVLAESTVRLE; encoded by the coding sequence ATGCGTGGATTATCCTTCCTGCTTTTCGTCTTGCTGGCCCCGGTGCTGCTGGGGGCGGCACCGGCTTCCGCCGACCTGCTGATCACCCCGAAGCGGCTGGTGCTGGACGCGCAGAGCCGCGACGGCAGCTTCCGGCTGGTGAATACCAGCGACCGGGCGCAGAGCTACGAGTTGATCTGGCAGCAGCTGCGCATGAATGAGATGGGCGGCCTGGACGATCAGGGCGAGAACGCCGCCGGCGCCGCCAGCCGTCTGCTCACCCTGGCGCCGACGCGGGTGACGCTGCAGCCGGGCGAGCGCCAGACCGTGCGGCTGATTCCCCGGCTGCCGGAAGGACTGCCGGAGGGCGAGTATATGTCGCACCTGCTGTTCCGCCCGGTGACACCGCCGCCGCCCGGATCGGCGACCGGGCAGGGCGCGGCGATGCAGCTTGCCGTGCGCGTCGGCTTCTCCATTCCGGTGATCCTGCGGCATGGCGATCTCGCCGCCCGCGCCGCCATCCGTCCCATCGGCATCGATGCCGGCGGGGTGACGGTGGAGATGCAGCGCGAAGGCACGGCCAGCCTGTTCGGCAATATGTCGGTCTTCTGGGGGCAGCCGGGCAAGGACGGGGTCCAGGTCGGCCGGCTGGACAGCGTCGCCATCTATGCCAACCTCACGCGGCGGACGGTAACCGTGCCGTTCGATCCGGCCAGTGGCGTGACGGTGGGGGCAGGCCTGCTGATGGTTCGCTATATCGATCCGGCGAGCAACGCGGTGCTGGCCGAATCGACCGTCCGGCTGGAATGA
- the rnk gene encoding nucleoside diphosphate kinase regulator, whose amino-acid sequence MSISVKKRRKPAIAIGIEAHRRLTDLAMAFEDRMPEIADALLQELDRARLVPDAKLPDKTVRLGSTVEFATNGDQSRRITLVMPAEADIAQGRISIATPIGVALIGLSEGQSMTAHARDGRENLLSVLKVTAPQMASAG is encoded by the coding sequence ATGTCGATTTCCGTAAAGAAGCGCCGCAAGCCGGCCATCGCCATCGGTATCGAGGCGCACCGCCGCCTGACCGACCTGGCCATGGCGTTCGAGGATCGCATGCCGGAGATCGCCGATGCCCTGCTCCAGGAGCTGGATCGTGCCCGGCTGGTGCCGGATGCGAAGCTGCCCGACAAGACGGTGCGGCTGGGCAGCACGGTAGAATTCGCCACCAATGGCGATCAGTCGCGCCGCATCACGCTGGTCATGCCCGCCGAGGCGGATATCGCGCAGGGCCGGATTTCCATCGCCACCCCCATCGGCGTGGCGCTGATTGGCCTGTCGGAAGGGCAGTCGATGACGGCGCATGCGCGCGACGGGCGGGAAAATCTGCTGAGCGTGCTGAAGGTGACGGCGCCGCAAATGGCCAGCGCCGGGTAG
- a CDS encoding IclR family transcriptional regulator, whose translation MAGQDAVKTAARTLDLLEAFAKARGPLSLTEIAQRINTPISSCHSLVRTLQARGYVYVLDNRKRVYPTKRLLAVANAIARHDPLLEKLAPILEELRRDTGETVLLGKRQDDHVTYLEVIEGTHIVRYTSSPGDTKPLHSSTIGKATLGLMDPAERAALVARIAMPRVTPNTVTDRDALLAEIDRSAARGWYETRGENIADVMAISVSFRILDEGLGVALAGPISRMTENFDAYLARLKQAQAAFEALNASFEGR comes from the coding sequence ATGGCCGGTCAGGATGCCGTGAAGACGGCGGCGCGCACGCTGGATCTGCTGGAAGCATTCGCCAAGGCGCGCGGCCCGTTGTCACTGACGGAGATCGCCCAGCGCATCAACACGCCGATCAGCAGCTGCCATTCGCTGGTCCGCACGCTGCAGGCGCGCGGCTATGTCTATGTGCTGGACAATCGCAAGCGGGTCTATCCGACCAAGCGGCTGCTGGCGGTCGCCAACGCCATCGCGCGGCACGATCCGCTGCTGGAGAAGCTGGCGCCGATCCTGGAGGAGCTGCGCCGCGACACCGGCGAGACCGTGCTGCTGGGCAAGCGGCAGGACGATCATGTGACCTATCTGGAGGTGATCGAGGGCACGCATATCGTGCGCTACACCTCCAGCCCCGGCGACACCAAACCGCTGCATTCCAGCACCATCGGCAAGGCGACGCTTGGCCTGATGGACCCGGCCGAACGGGCGGCACTGGTCGCCCGCATCGCGATGCCGCGCGTGACCCCCAATACCGTGACCGACCGCGACGCCCTGCTGGCGGAGATCGACCGCTCCGCCGCGCGCGGCTGGTACGAGACGCGCGGCGAGAACATCGCCGACGTCATGGCGATCTCGGTCTCCTTCCGCATTCTCGATGAAGGGCTGGGCGTGGCGCTGGCCGGCCCGATCTCCCGCATGACCGAGAATTTCGACGCCTATCTCGCCCGGCTGAAGCAGGCCCAGGCCGCCTTCGAGGCGCTGAACGCGTCGTTCGAGGGACGGTAG
- a CDS encoding DUF4402 domain-containing protein, whose amino-acid sequence MTSRMAAIAFTGAMAAFACPVICPAPATAQTVQEMEPLVFGTFVVPSNAAVSTLTIPLSGSVSTTGSIIALTQGMPGRYRVGGLPGSAIVDIDVNAAPLFGAAVPASQFFQITAFDHPPTVITNAGGTATFRLGATLSTSGSGVPYTESTYTGTIDITVTLQ is encoded by the coding sequence ATGACCAGCAGAATGGCCGCCATTGCCTTCACCGGGGCGATGGCGGCCTTCGCCTGTCCGGTTATCTGTCCGGCGCCTGCCACTGCGCAGACCGTGCAGGAGATGGAGCCGCTGGTCTTCGGCACCTTCGTCGTGCCGTCGAACGCGGCGGTCAGCACGCTGACTATACCGCTGAGCGGGTCGGTTTCGACGACCGGCAGCATCATCGCCCTGACCCAGGGCATGCCCGGCCGCTATCGTGTTGGCGGCCTGCCGGGCAGCGCCATCGTCGATATCGACGTGAACGCCGCCCCGCTGTTCGGTGCGGCGGTACCGGCCAGCCAGTTCTTCCAGATCACGGCGTTCGACCATCCGCCGACTGTCATCACCAATGCCGGTGGCACGGCGACTTTCCGGCTGGGGGCGACATTGTCCACCTCGGGCAGCGGCGTTCCCTACACCGAAAGCACCTATACCGGCACCATCGACATCACGGTAACGCTGCAATAG
- a CDS encoding TAXI family TRAP transporter solute-binding subunit, translated as MKITGIHGRLASVLGVAVALGLTAGAASAQQRLAMGATHGNSAFYAYQVAVVSDWNKAVPGVNISVQELGGASASTTALMRGEVDMGIAVTSSDFATMKGKDGGKLRTLYYFAPLPANWVVSADSGINSLTDLAGKQFNPGGRGSATEKQAEAILQLLGINAELHRAGGSDALDAYQNRRIVGFMKAGLHPDGYIQQAHASRPIKLLPMTDDQAKKIAAEFPYFSVAKGKPGENYGDQPAELVTVQTAIGINTTGALPEAVAYEIAKRVFSADGMAAAKAGYPAADRANPQELTLEASVAPLHPGVARFYKEKGIAVPDRLMAK; from the coding sequence ATGAAGATCACAGGGATTCACGGTCGCCTTGCGTCCGTTCTGGGTGTTGCCGTGGCGCTGGGCCTGACAGCCGGTGCCGCCAGCGCGCAGCAGCGCCTGGCCATGGGCGCCACGCACGGCAATTCCGCCTTCTACGCCTATCAGGTCGCCGTCGTGTCCGACTGGAACAAGGCAGTGCCGGGCGTGAATATCAGCGTGCAGGAGCTGGGCGGCGCCTCGGCCTCCACCACGGCGCTGATGCGCGGCGAGGTCGATATGGGCATCGCCGTCACCTCCAGCGATTTCGCCACCATGAAGGGCAAGGATGGCGGCAAGCTGCGCACGCTCTACTACTTCGCGCCGCTGCCGGCCAACTGGGTGGTCTCCGCCGATTCCGGCATCAACAGCCTGACCGACCTGGCCGGCAAGCAGTTCAATCCGGGTGGCCGCGGCTCGGCCACCGAGAAGCAGGCGGAAGCCATCCTGCAGCTGCTGGGCATCAATGCCGAGCTGCATCGCGCCGGCGGTTCCGACGCGCTGGACGCCTACCAGAACCGCCGCATCGTCGGCTTCATGAAGGCCGGCCTGCACCCCGATGGCTACATTCAGCAGGCGCATGCCTCGCGGCCGATCAAGCTGCTGCCGATGACCGACGACCAGGCAAAGAAGATCGCCGCCGAGTTCCCGTATTTCAGCGTGGCGAAGGGCAAGCCCGGCGAGAATTACGGCGACCAGCCGGCGGAGCTGGTGACGGTGCAGACCGCCATCGGCATCAACACTACCGGCGCGCTGCCGGAGGCCGTGGCCTATGAGATCGCCAAGCGCGTCTTCTCCGCCGACGGCATGGCCGCCGCGAAGGCCGGCTATCCCGCCGCCGACCGCGCCAACCCGCAAGAGCTGACGCTGGAAGCCTCGGTCGCCCCGCTGCATCCGGGCGTCGCGCGCTTCTACAAGGAAAAGGGCATCGCGGTGCCCGACCGGCTGATGGCGAAGTAA
- a CDS encoding DUF4402 domain-containing protein → MKRLIKFGLALAALAFVVPGFVMQAAQAQTTETFTATATVASSLTITENTPLSFGSLVVIQDGTNAAEATLTAAGTFTTTTPTGTENLVQTGTPTPGNFTVDTGVTSFVNVEVTFPATATLTNGAAPPGNGTFTVDTFQIAAPSAGTFTGTTATVGACNTAIAGGGDCQFTTGAAGTLTFPMGATITVGSATATFIDGTYTGTYDITAAFF, encoded by the coding sequence ATGAAACGGCTAATCAAATTCGGCCTGGCCCTGGCGGCTCTGGCCTTCGTCGTCCCAGGTTTCGTCATGCAGGCCGCGCAGGCACAGACGACCGAGACTTTCACGGCGACGGCCACGGTGGCCAGCAGCCTGACCATCACCGAAAACACGCCGCTCAGCTTCGGCAGCCTGGTGGTTATCCAGGACGGCACCAACGCTGCGGAGGCTACCCTGACTGCCGCGGGCACCTTTACGACCACGACGCCGACCGGTACGGAAAATCTGGTGCAGACCGGCACTCCGACGCCCGGCAATTTCACCGTCGATACCGGCGTCACCAGCTTCGTGAATGTGGAGGTTACCTTCCCGGCCACCGCCACGCTGACCAATGGCGCCGCCCCTCCGGGTAACGGCACCTTCACGGTGGATACTTTCCAGATCGCCGCGCCGTCCGCCGGCACCTTCACCGGCACCACGGCCACGGTGGGTGCGTGCAACACGGCGATCGCGGGCGGTGGCGACTGCCAGTTCACCACTGGCGCTGCCGGCACGCTGACCTTCCCGATGGGCGCAACGATCACCGTCGGTTCGGCGACCGCCACCTTCATCGATGGCACCTACACCGGCACCTACGACATCACGGCCGCCTTCTTCTAA
- a CDS encoding TRAP transporter permease, whose protein sequence is MSVAILWILFHVVTAGIGTLPNYQQRAIHLGGALALVFLLYPGARRDSSLHRFGDLILAILSVVVLGYIVWNYDIIVESTWFTDETLEKIFGVTLLLLVLEGVRRALGWLFVGLILAFYLYAYFGGYIPGPLGHRGLSIDRLIYAFYLGENGLLGPLMGISATVVTLFLILGALLNSSGAGQVFILIAMRIGGRIRGGAGMVAVFGSAFMGMVNGSTVANVTSTGVLTIPLMKRLGFKRNLAGAIEAVASTGGQIMPPVMGPGAFLMAELLGVAYLQVVTAALVPSLLFFMALLIGVYLYALKYDLKPLPAELIPSAREAFAPFPMASLFIPIGILIYFIVNQYTIQLAVFWAIIAIVVMMLAGILLRARPAPTIRTNAEQIPVAEAAPLEPTLQRCASMARSIRDGLYDAARGVVFIAMIIAAAQIIVSLINLTGLGVTFSQMIVSIGQGNVLLSLVLTMVIAIILGMGMPTPAAYAVGAAVLAAPLINLGFDLLPAHLFLYFFASVSAITPPVAAGVFAAVAISGGTIMGTAAFAMILACSLFLIPFLFIMNPELTLQGDPSAIATALVSATIGIAGISIAAIGHCRGAVSWLPRILIAAGALALIEPDWKTDLIGLALAGAGLALHLRLDKRSRRIAVPE, encoded by the coding sequence ATGAGTGTGGCGATCCTCTGGATTCTGTTCCATGTGGTAACAGCCGGCATCGGCACCCTGCCGAACTACCAGCAGCGCGCAATCCATCTGGGCGGCGCGCTGGCGCTGGTTTTCCTGCTCTATCCGGGGGCGCGGCGCGATTCGTCCCTGCACCGCTTCGGCGACCTGATCCTGGCCATCCTCAGCGTCGTGGTGCTGGGCTATATCGTCTGGAACTACGACATCATCGTCGAGAGCACCTGGTTCACCGACGAAACCCTTGAGAAAATCTTCGGCGTAACCTTGCTGCTGCTGGTGCTGGAGGGCGTGCGCCGCGCGCTGGGCTGGCTGTTCGTCGGCCTGATCCTCGCCTTCTATCTCTACGCCTATTTCGGCGGCTACATACCGGGGCCGCTCGGCCATCGCGGCCTGTCCATCGACCGGCTGATCTATGCCTTCTATCTCGGCGAGAACGGCCTGCTCGGCCCGCTGATGGGGATTTCGGCGACCGTCGTCACGCTGTTCCTGATCCTCGGCGCGCTGCTGAACAGCAGCGGCGCCGGTCAGGTGTTCATCCTGATCGCCATGCGCATCGGCGGGCGTATCCGCGGCGGCGCCGGCATGGTCGCCGTGTTCGGCAGCGCCTTCATGGGCATGGTGAATGGCAGCACCGTCGCCAATGTGACCAGCACCGGCGTGCTGACCATCCCGCTGATGAAACGCCTCGGCTTCAAGCGTAACCTCGCCGGCGCCATCGAGGCGGTGGCCTCGACCGGCGGGCAGATCATGCCGCCGGTGATGGGGCCGGGCGCCTTCCTGATGGCGGAGCTGCTGGGCGTGGCCTATCTGCAGGTGGTGACGGCGGCGCTGGTGCCCTCGCTGCTGTTCTTCATGGCGTTGCTGATCGGCGTCTATCTCTATGCGCTGAAATACGATCTGAAGCCACTGCCGGCGGAGCTGATCCCCAGCGCGCGCGAGGCCTTCGCGCCGTTCCCGATGGCCAGCCTGTTCATCCCCATCGGCATCCTGATCTATTTCATCGTGAACCAGTACACGATCCAGCTGGCCGTGTTCTGGGCGATCATCGCCATCGTCGTGATGATGCTGGCCGGCATCCTGCTGCGCGCCCGCCCGGCGCCGACGATCCGCACCAATGCGGAGCAGATTCCTGTCGCCGAAGCAGCGCCGCTTGAGCCGACGCTGCAGCGCTGCGCCAGCATGGCGCGCTCGATCCGCGACGGTCTCTATGACGCGGCGCGCGGCGTCGTGTTCATCGCCATGATCATCGCGGCGGCACAGATCATCGTCTCGCTGATCAATCTGACCGGGTTGGGCGTCACCTTCTCGCAGATGATCGTCAGCATCGGCCAGGGCAATGTGCTGCTCTCCCTCGTGCTGACCATGGTGATCGCCATCATTCTGGGCATGGGCATGCCGACCCCGGCGGCCTATGCGGTGGGGGCGGCGGTGCTGGCGGCACCGCTCATCAACCTCGGCTTCGATCTGCTGCCCGCCCATCTGTTCCTCTACTTCTTCGCCAGCGTGTCGGCCATCACCCCGCCGGTTGCGGCCGGCGTGTTCGCCGCCGTGGCGATCAGTGGCGGCACAATCATGGGCACGGCCGCCTTCGCCATGATTCTGGCCTGCAGCCTGTTCCTGATTCCCTTCCTGTTCATCATGAACCCGGAACTGACGCTGCAGGGCGACCCGTCCGCCATCGCCACCGCGCTGGTCTCCGCCACCATCGGCATCGCCGGCATCTCCATCGCCGCCATCGGCCATTGCCGGGGGGCGGTTTCCTGGTTGCCGCGCATCCTGATCGCAGCCGGCGCGCTGGCGCTGATCGAGCCGGACTGGAAGACCGACCTGATCGGCCTGGCGCTTGCCGGCGCGGGCCTCGCGCTGCATCTTCGGCTGGACAAGCGGTCACGACGGATCGCCGTGCCGGAATAA